agtctcactttgcctcttctctgggtcttctgtGGTAttcagctctgttttgctcccccacccggaatgactccaaagggcaggggccacttgcacactgtggtggggctccctgcaaaactttgtgctttgcaccacctctggctATACCACTGCCTCTGGGAAATATTCTGGTGCCAAAGAAAATTAGTTGGAAATTATCATGTAGCTCATGCATTATGCTGGGCCAAGGACAGCCTTTTGAGCTGGGACGCTTTGGTGACAGGCAGGGCAAAGCTCACCATGTCTTGCGGCTCCAGTTTGGCCCCAGCTTCCAGCAGCTTGTCCACAATCTCTGCATGGCCCAGCAAGCAGGCCCGATGCAGGGCTGTACATCTGAACTGCAGCAGGAAAACACAGGAAGGGGATTGATTTGGGCTGCCTGCTTCTCCCTCTATCCCTTGAGGTGGTCAGACGGGTCACACCGAGAGCCCGTCAAGCCCCAGTGAGTCCATCTGTGAGGCTGAGACAGTTGGAGACGCTCCAGACCACCAATTtcctctctcttccacacttGCTTTTCTAAGATTCTCTAGCCCAGGGTTGTCAAACacaaggccgggggggggggcactgtgagatacaggaagctggacaaatggacctctggcctgatccagcagggccttcttatgttcttatccacctCACTATTTCTGGCACTGCCCAGCCTCCAGAAAACTCACCCTGATGAGGAAAATGGCACTGGGGAATTTACATCCTGGATGATTGTATCCTGGTCAGATGGGTCCCGGTAATTGGCATCCCTGTACATTCGTGTCTGGTGTGGGAGGgggtgcatcccagtcatttgcaCTCCAGTACAACTGGGCAACAACAAACTATAATTTGGCAACAAACcccatcctaagcctcttatcccaaccCTAACTCTAACTCTAcctttgtgtttaaaaaataaaaaagtacatctaatatgtACGTATATTGGGACACAGATGCCTGGGACACAAGAAAAGGGATGCAAATGTACAATATCAGGGGTGCATTGGACAGAACaaagttgtccaggatgcagtggtcctgtcactaAAGAAAACAGCCCTCCCCTGTGATTTGTCCTCCAGCAATTGATATTCAGAGCTCTTCTGCCTCTAAACCTGGAGGGACTACTTATTTAgtggtagtagttggcaaccttcagtctcgaaagactatggtatcgcgctctgaatgtggTATGTAGTGGTACACTTGAGCTATTCATGTAGAATCCACacagtctagggcagtggttcccaaacctatcTGGGTCACGACACCCACGAAGTCTCTTTGTTCCGGCTCCACTGGGCACTGTcagatctcatgaaatcttgggAGATCCAAGATGATAGCACCTGGGGAAACAGGTTGGAGGGAtcctggggacatcctgcagcgcCCCTGTGAGAGTcatgccctaaggcaggggtgtcaaacataaggcccgggggcccgGATGCAGcccgctgaagctttttatccggccctcaggttctcagctgctgagcagtattGGGCTcaaaaaattgggctctcccatatcttgaaatatgataaagatttgcatgttttctcttctgtcatttgtagttaatgagaaAACTAcatgtgagaaaaagtgctaagtgagaaaaagtgcttatttttggttatgagttgtttaatgacatcacttcctgcctaatgacatcacttccggccctcagcaggcatcatgaatgccattcggccctccgtatgaaatgagtttgacacccctgctctagcctacttctctcctccacactttcttttctactccattcctctcttccttttcaaatccagggagtggaaagtgCACTGGAttggggggcggcggcggcagcaatgTGTTATGGCTTCAGTCTCAGGCTTCTCTCAGGCTTCAGTCATAACCGGGAAAGACCCAGCTTCTTAGGGGTTTTCTTAGAGTGCAATTGGCAAATACAGGTTCCCAAAAATAATGTTTGCCACGGTAATGGCACGGAGGTGGGAGGCAAAAACTGTTTAGGATAGAgggggtgcttaaccctttcacCCACCAGTTCTTACCCATACTCCCTAtacccacccacctccactgccaGGCTTACTTCCAACATTGGTACCCCTTGGAGGAAAGATGAGTGGGGAAAACAACTTGGAGTGAAGTTGGTAGGCAGAACAAACAAGAATTGGAGAATCCCCTGACCCAGTGATCAAATTTCCTTATTCGGTCTGGATCACTCTCCCTTCCCCTCATTTACTCTACTCCCTATCCCAGAACAGCATCATGCTAATATGGACTCAACTGAGGTGGTCTCTTTTCGGTGCAGTGTCCCGCCTTCCTTAACACCCATTACCTGGTCGTGAGCATTGGGGTTCCCTCCGTCTGCCAGATACTTGTCAACCACACGGACCCGGTTGTCCAGCACAGCTTGAAGGAACTGCTCCGAGTCCACAGATTCTGTCTAAAGAGGTGAAGGAGGGGAGTAAATCTAACCACAGAGGAGTGCCCAGGATACCTCCCTCAGCAAagtgttccactgctgaaccaccctgactctcaagaatttcttcctgatgtccaacagGAAAGTACTTatgaggtcatctagcccaacctcctgcctgtagtaggaaatcaTTCTAGAAcctctccagcaggtgcctgtccagTCTCTGCTCTTGCCGTTTATACCCATTTGATCGAATTCTACTCTCGAGATCAAATGTGTTCCAAATGACAgcctttcaggtatttgaagagctctATCACATCTTGTTTTCCAAGCAAAGATTTCAAGGGCAAAACCAGCAATTTAGGAAGCTGCTGTATACTGAGTCTGACCCTGGTCCACCTTCCTCAACACTGTCAAACCCTGACTGCCTGCAGCTCTGTTTTGCAGCCCTACCTGAAGAAGCTGCCAAAGTTTGAACCTGGGATTTTGTACATGCAAAACAGGGACTGTACCACTGAGTTAAAACACCCTGTCCAATTTAAATTTTGCCCAAGGACAAACCGGGAGCCTATAAGTAGCTCTGTAAGCACTGGGTACAAGTGCTTACAGAGTAAGCTAAGCACTGGGTACAGTCTGGGTACAAGTCCAAGTTAATCTCCTGCCTGCTGTAGTCTGGACTAGCCAAAATGTTCCAAACaatcttcaagggtagccccatggCTGACATGTTGCAGTAGCCAGATATGGGTCACAGTGACAAAATTGGGTTTTCTCATTAAGCTAAGGTGCCAGCCAAGGCAACAGCAACCAACAGCAACCAACAGCAACCCTAAGCTGGTtgcctgatttggggggggggggaatgcatcaACTCCATCCCAAACAGGCTGCAAATCACACATAAGGGCTACATGGCCCAGCTATGTAGCGGCTGGGCCACTCACTATGGCTTCCGGCTCTTGTTTCTTGGGGCGGACCACCTTCTTCAATCTCTTTTTATTCTTGCGAAGCTTAATGATGGCCTCCAAGTCCTGCAAGCTCTCAAGCTTCAGTTTGGAGTTGTTGAGAGTCTCAAGCTGCCGAGAAGGAAGGCAAAATTATAGCAAAAAGATAGCTGGCTTCCCACAGGTTGACAGGCGCACTCACAGGTCACGGCAGGCAGATCCGAGGCATTCTGGTGTCCAAGGCTCAAAATCCCAAATCTCCTTCATACTTCTTGGCATGCACTTCTATGCCTCCCTTCCCTTGCCAAGCACCACAAAGTGGCTAACGAGTCATGAGAAACAAGATCATAAAAATGACAACCTCAACCAGAGAACAGTTCACCAGGAGGTTTGCCTGTGCAGGGCTTTCCCATACTTTTCAATGAAGTTTGTGCAGAATTACATCCTAGTGGGTTGTATCCTATGGGGGTAGGTTGAGGTCGGCCCATCCAGGAGGCTGACTAAGGgggttgcctccactgcttctcctcctccacccccctcccatttgCTGGACTGAAATAGAGGAGGatggaaaagaagaggaagtgtggaggtggcATTAGAGACACTTAgctaggccaccactctcctctccacacttctgctccctccccctccttttcaagCTAGGAATGAGGTGGAGCAGAAGCTGGTGCATTACTACCTTTTATAGAGCTCATATCCATTCCCTTACCTGGTCTCTATGCAGGGTTAACTTATGCTGGGGTAAGTTTATAAGCAGCAACTATATCATGAGCTGGTTGTAGCTAGCTCTTCGGTGGCACTACCCCTTCTCTTCCCTGGCAATAGACAGGAGATAGACCACAGTCCACTAGAGGACTCCTGGCCAATTGGTCCATCTGCTCAGGCTTGCTGGCATTCTTGCAAACAGTGCTGGAACCGACTGACTTCAATCTAATCCTGCCACAGAGGGTGTTCAGGACCAAGGAACCTGGATTAGTTCTCCTTCACTACTCAGAGATCCTAAGAGTGCAAGCTTCACTTTGCAACTCGGATGCACATAACAGCAATTCTGTTAATAAAACAGATTGTTCCAGACAGCCAAGAATCTTCCTCTCCTTTCTCGCCCCCTTCTGGCCATACAGGAAACATGCACCCAGGGTTCTGCACAAGATGCAGGTGTGCTCCTTCCTGCtcacctttttcttcttctcgTCTTCTGCCTTCTGCTTCTCCTTGCTGACGGCTTCCCACAAACCAGCCGGGCTCGATCTCCAGCTCTCGGGCTCCCTGGCTGTGCCTCTCGCCAGCATCCCAAAACCTTGCACTTTCCCTTCATGTCGCTCATCACTTacctgggggggaggagaaggtagGGAATGTGAGGGTCTTGGCTTGATCACCAGGGAGCAAATAATGAGAAACCAGAGCTGGAAGTCAGATCTGGAGACTTCCTTGGCAGTATTCTGTGTCTTAGCATGTGCCGTTTGAAGGTGATCAATCCTTCTGCAAGGTTTTCAAGATCTGAATTCTGGAGAAATTCAGTCGAGCTTTCATTCAATAAAACAATTCCTACTATCTCCCCCCATTAAAATAAGCCACTTACTGTGGCTTACAATAACAAAATGAATTAAAACAATGAAATCTAACATCGAAAACAGAACAAAACCCATCATGAAGGCAGGAATTCACCCATGATTGAGAAATGGATTTGAAAAAGCAGATAGATTAAGCAGATTTATGAAATCATGTATTTTGGCCTGTTGCGTGGGAAAGAAGAATTGCCATCAAGGACTAACTGCAAAAGACTTGGGGATTCTTTTTATAagagatttattattttattgttcactttcctccaaggagctcagagcgaTGTACATGGCCCCCccgcttttgtcctcacaacaaccctgtgaggtaggtgtggctgagagaaagtgactggcctggACGGTCACCCTGGAAGTTTTGTGGATGAATAAgaattttgaacctggatcttccaggtcttaagtccaactcctgaacacCATCCTGGGTGCCGGGAGTGACAAACAGACATGACGAAGCTTACATTTTACAAAAGCTTGCTAGTAagtataatttttttcttctgtgctaCATTGTTTATTCTTATTTTGGCTGCCACCTTCTCTGAACCATACAGGTGGACAAATCATTAGCACCTTGATTCAGTGGGAATTCCAAATCCCAAGACAGCCTGGAATCTTTCACACCAGAGTTGGTGGCTGCAGCTTTTGAGACTGTCTGATTCCATCCTGCTCTGCCCTTAAGTTCCCTCCCTGGGCTCAGTCACTCCCGGGCAAAGAGTGTCTCGTTCCCCTCCACAAACtgctgatctgccctccttccactcccctcccagcAGAGGGAAAACAGGGCCAGGTGCCTGGATCCAACTGACTTGCATTCCAGACATGCCTCACTTCTGCTCATTGGGATTCCTGGCCCTGATGAGGCAGCCTCTATTTGTGTGCTGTGGGTGTTGCCCCAGCCAAGGAATAAACATTGTGTCAAGCGGATGGCATCCCTCTGGTCCCCTTTAGCAAGCCCTGTAGCAGTGTTGTCAACAAGGCCAGAGACACTTATGCACCCAAGCCAGAAGATCTAAATGACCAAAGTGCCCCAAAGAGCAAAGGGACACATGACCCAATGGGAAACTCTCCGGTGCGCACTTCAATGAAATGAACTCCCCTTCACTTGCACACTTTCCATTCCTTCTGCAGGGCTTGCATAAGGTAATTTCTGAATGGCTCATAGCTCAGTTCCTATTAAGAGCAGTTAAAATCCATCACCAGCGCAAGGTGTCTTGCTATGTATCAGATTGCCAGCTGCCTTTGACATGTTCTGCCCTTCATACTCCCTACTGTTTTATTCGTATTCATCAATTTTTTCTGATGatctacaacagtgattttcaatgtttttcttcaaatggcacactgacctctatgctCTTTACCTCTCATGATggtttccaggagactcttccgggttctgcgactctgtttttagggcaactgacTGCCTGTAACCagttgcctgtccctcttcctccatggGCTCTCTGTCATTACTACAGACACAGAACCTCAAAActcggaagagtttttcagtgactttcaaccGCTTTACTCTGAATTCCTGTGGCATCCCTGTGGACCTTCCATGGAACACCAAGGTgctgcggcacaccagttgaaaatcactggtctacaatAAGATCCACACTTAAATATGTGTACATGAACTAATCGCATATTCTTCCCCAGCTTATCCCTCTCCCtactcccctttccttcctcagCTGGTATCTTAGTTCAGATTGCAAAACCTTTGGCAAAGGGAGCTGTCATCTCCTCTCTGTCCAGCGCCATGAACATGGACAGAgctataaaaataataaacaccAATAGCTGACATAGCAGGCATTTGAAGCAGGTGTTTTATACCTATTTGAGCAGGTCTAACCTGActcatctcttcctctccctaaTGCATCTCAAATGGGTATGCTTCAGAAcctttgggcacaagcctaaccaggtctactcaaaagtaagtcctatttttttcaatggcgcttactctcaggaaagtgtggttaggattgcagcctttgtctctgATTGGACTTAAAACTggtgccttcatctcctgctggtTTTGAGCCAGTCATATCTTGCCAGTCGCCAGTCTGAAATAGCTTGAGAGCTGAGCAAGACAGTCAAAATGGCCGCCCTGGCACGATACCTCAAAACCTGCCACCTGGCTGTCTGTCTCCTGCTGAGCCACCTCTGAATGTACGGTCACTGGAGTAACACAAGAGCATCTTGGTATCGCTGTTGTCCCAGGTGAAGCATGAAAGGCATGGCCTGGTCTCCCTGGACAGTTTAGGTCACCATGATATAGAGAACCAGTTTCCTTCCTTCTTAGGCTAACCTGTGCTGGGAGACAGGCAGGATTTGAGCTTGATGTTGCCACCAACAGAAGATGCCCTCAGCATCACACAAAGCTGGGGCACAGGTGCTTTGGACAGACTTATTTCTGGAGGTCAAAGCCTGCAATGGTAGCAATGGATGCCTGCACAAATAAGGTATTCAAGGGTGTTTCGATAACCCAGTATCTTGGGCTACTCAGCCATAAGGCAACCATGGAGCTGTGGAGTCTACCCAAAGCAGAAGTGACACTGCTTTGAGGTTCCTCGACCTGGAAGAATCAGGTCATAGAAACAGATATTTTCTCATGTTGGCTCTTTCCTTCCAAGATGCTCCATGCAAAGAAGGGGCATCTTGATCAGTTTTGGGGCTCAGCAAATGCTCAGTCTTCCTATGGAATATTAGAGTTCGAAGTAACCTcagagctcatctagtccaaccccctgttcaGTGAGGCATcaacatccctgacaggtgtccatccagcctctgcttgaaaacctcaaaGGAAGGTTTGAAGAAAAGGAAGACTCTTCCAGTACCAGATAGCTCTTACAGCATGCTTCCTCATGTCTAACCTAAATCTACTTCCTTGAAATTTCCAATTTAtaggttctagtcctgccctcaagaATCACTGAAAATGGAGTCCAGTATTGCACTGATGCTTTTTTGctgccacatcacactgctggctcatatTCAGCTTATGGACCTAAATGCTTTTTGCACATGCAGTCACCTCTCTCCCAcaattcctcttctgctctattcccctcttcctttgtgAATTCAGGGAGCAGCAGGAACAGCAAAAGTAGGTGGATCAAACAGGTGGACACCCACCCTTCATGATCTCCCACCTGAGATGCCTCTGTTGGTTTCCCAACTGCCTCTGTTGGTTTCATGAGTAAGCTGGCCCTGTCCACATACACAGTCAAATCTTGACCCATTTAGGGCTGACATTCAAGTTGATATTAGAGTTGTTTATCATCACAATTCTACAGGAGTGCAGAAAAGGCATATAatatgagatgagatgagatgaagGGTTCAGCTTCCTGAGTATCTGATTTTCATTTTGTAAAAGCAGGTTTCTAGTCCCTATGACTGCACAGATGTGGCTGAAAGCAGAATGCCTGCTGAAATTGCAGAAATTAGGGGAGGGGTGGTGGAACAGGGTTCCTAAACGAATCAGTATAGTATCCCGGCCTGTGGTTTGCTAACGCAGAATTATGCCAAATAACACAGGCTGCAGCATATATTGTGTAAAATAAGAGCTGTTATTCAGACACACATAAACTATACAAAGtacagaattcagcttttctcAGCACAGAGTTTGGATTGCCTGGATCTCATTGCTTGTTGGAGTGATTGTTTTTAGCAAGGAATATGTATGGCCGCAATTTTAGTTTCCATCAAGGTATGGATATGCAAACTCCAAGTCTTTGTGGATTTGCACCACTCTGTTTGTTGGCCAGTAGGCCAACGCACCCGTTTGCCACGAAAACAGCTCCAAACTCATCTGCCTTGCAGCGTCATCCTAGGGCTGTACCTGCACTGCAGCAAGGAGGGTCACTACACACTAGGCCTTTCCTAGGAATTATTCTTGCACTGGTGATACTTTTGTGGCTCTCCCCATCACGCAGAGCACAGGCACATTTGAGACATGGTCAAGACTGCAGGAATAAAGCCAGTTAATGGGACATTGCCTACAGCCCCAAATCCCACCAATCCTCTTCTGTagacagggaacaaatgtgttgAAAATAATATCTAGAGAAGCCACCACCTTCGGCAAGGAAGAACAGTGGGGTGCACAGAGACAGCAGGTGCTTTTCTGGGGGAGGACAATGGCAGTCACTGCCCCAGGCTGTGTCACATCAGGGAGGGAGTCACATCAGGAGTGACTCAATGTGCCCTCCAACTGAGAAGAGAACGAGCACGTAGGGTATTTCTAGATGTGTTCTGGATAGAACCAGCCTCTTGTTGAGTTCTCACATGTAGGATTGCAAGAGATTCTGGTGCAAATCCACGAAGACATGGCAAATTGATCCTTCCTGCTACTCTTGTAGTTTGATGTTCTTGGCACACGGCTCTCAAAACTACACCTGAACAGTTGCATTAACACAAGTCGATACATGTCAATAAGTGCTGTGCTGATCATTGAATATAGGGGCAAACGGAAGAGTGGTGTGCAAGAGAGCCTTCTGCTAGGAAATCAGTGAACAAACCGGGACCAGACATCCCACCGCGAAGCACCCTTAGCCTCCACAGACCTTTCAGAGCCTTAAggggttctggggggggggaggagaagggggtgtGGGCCTGGAAATGTCAGCTCAATCTGAGGATGAATTCAGACAACCACGGAGCTACATTAGTAGCTATATTAGTAGTAACATCGCTAAAGGATAACAGAAAAAAAACCCCATGACAAATGCTCTCAGGACATGGCTTGCTTTGGAATTTTGCCTTAAAATTGGCACATGGGGAGCAGGTCTTCCAGCTGAACAGAGAATCTTGTCCCCCAAGCCTTCCCAACATCTCTTCATCCTTGGACCTGGCACCCCCATTACACCTGGGGGGTAGACCCACCCCCCATATTATCCACATCTGAGAATCTCAAGCCCACCAACCACAAAAACAGCCTCCCCATCCATCTTTGCTGCAGACTCTGAGCCAGTTCCCAGagcctgccacctctccccactcCATCCTCTTACCAACTGCTGAATGCTGAAAATCTCCATGGTCCCCACCCCGATTCCAGAGCCTCAGTGCTCACTCAACCTTGGCTGGCCTTGGGCAGCCCTTTTTATTCTGGCCTTGGGGAGGGTGGATTTGGGCTTtggttcaaacacacacacacacacacccctgtcccACTAGCCTGCTGGATAATTCAGGTGGCTTGTAACACCAGCTAAAATAACTTCATCGTTTAAAGGTTTCCAGAgcgtggcagcaaaagaaagccaGCAATGGGATTCCCAGACCCACTGGCTGGGGGAACTTGTGTAATTAGTCAGGCTTGGCAGGGGAAGGCTCAAAGGTTCCTTTCCAAGGGCCTTTTTCCGTCCTCCAAGAGAATCCACTGCAGCCTCTTTGAACCAGCAAAGCTGAGCATTAACCGTCATTGATGGCCTCCATCCAACACCTTTTACTTTTACAATCAGTTTTTCACAGCTGATTGTGATTAAAAATAAACACTTGTAACCTCTGAGCAGGAACAGATTTCAGAATTCTCCTCCTTGTTATCTAGAAGCACATCCAGAAGCTCAGGAATCTTACTTTTCATTCATCAAGGGAGAACAAGCTCTCAGGGTTGCACATTAATGCAACCCTAGGCAAGTCAAGCTGCCACTTCTAATCACTCAACATCATTTCTGGCTGTCTTAAAACACCCCCAAGAGAACAACCAAAGGCACTTTGTGTGTCTGTCACATTTTTAGCACAGTTTGGTGTGCTTCGTATGTGGAGTCTCCCTGTCGCTTGTGCCCTGCCAATGCCTCCTTGCGCCTCCTCCAATATTCCATCTGCAGGGCCTTTTTGAGGTGGCACCCACTGTGTGAAGCTATGTACGGCAGACCAAGCACTCTTGTATATTTGCAGATCAGGGGAGCCAAGGCAGAAAGAAACCCTCAAACTTAAATCTTGCCTGGCCTCACCAGCTGCAGACATGGTTTCATTTTGGAGCCATGGCATCATCAGCAATCAcagctcactcactcactagCTTCAACCTGTCATTTTCATTTGAGGATAATAACAACCAATCCACCTCACCACATCGTTGCCAAAATTGCAAATATATGAGAAAGGAGGTTAAGCGTTTCATCTGTGAACCAGGAGACACAAAGCAATATAGATTTTATGAGGTGCTCCTGCTTACAGCTACTGATAGTTATTATCTAAGATAGTTATTTTTGACCTGTTGGCCATTATACAGCCAGCCAGAGCTCATTTTCCTACTCTACTGCTATATTTTTCCTTTGGCATTCATAACTCAGTTTCAGATTAGGATTCAGTGAATAATTCAGGAATGCAGTGGCATAATTaaagggggtggaaagcactaagttttgtaggaagcctcactgcagcatgcaagtggccacgccccctccccttcagagccattccaggccacaagagcaaaacaaaggcaacaCCTggttccaaaggagaaggaaaggggctgATTGCACACCAtgatgagactccctgcaaaacttagtgctttgcagcccctccagctatgccactgcaggaaTGAAATCCAAGTTTTTAAATtagcatatatatattttttttaaaacacaaatctTAGCCCTTTTCCCTGAAGTTTACCTCCTCCACAAGCTCACTCAATGGTCTTGTACAAGTAGTACTCTCTTGATCTCTGCTTTGTGCCTGAAAGATGGGGCTCAGTAATATGGCcaaccttacagggctgttgtaccATCTCTTGAAATAATGCAAGGGGGTCCTATAGTATGTTCTATAGTAGCAATtatcaacatttttcttctcatggcacactgacctctgtggtctttgcctcaTGTGATGtctgtcacttctgggagactcttcctggttctgtggctctatttctagggcaactatcagtagtaacaaactgtctgctcctcttcctccattgACTTGGCTCATTACTACAGGCTGTTGCTCTAGAATTAGAGATGTAAGAACCAGGAAGagtttttcaaccattttcaaccactgtgctccaaactcctgcagcacaccaatgtgccagggcacactggttgaaaggcTAGGTATCGTTAAACCCACAGGAACCAAGATCTTTATAATAGGTGCATGAAAGGTTTCATCCTCCTTCAGTCAGCATCAACACAGAGGTCTAACCAGACATCGGAATAGTGATGGAAAGTCAGAGATAGACTTAGACTGGCCCACTTCAGGTTACAGGTGGGTGGACACAACTTTTGAGTGGTCCTCTGTATTAAAGCACTACAAAGCTCTCTGCAAGTAGAAaatcaggaaaaaagaaaagacctTGCTGCCTGAAATTCTCTAGTTGCAGAAACCTTCGTAATGTTTTAACACAGAGGGACACTCAACCTTGCTTCGCCTTGGGCAGCTCATTCATTCTAAGGCACTGCAGGCAAATTTTCCCTTTGCATGGATGGATTAACAGAGGAGAGCAGAGGATCTGCTCTTTGAAGTAGCGCAGTCTATCCTGCCACCTCACTCCACTGTAAGCCCAGTCACTGTGAGCCCACATCAGTCAACCCAGAAGAATGAAGATTGTCAAGCAAAAAAATGCATGACAGAAGTTTCCCTGTTTTGTTATCATCTTCTGCAATGCAGAATCTGCATTTAGAGCCAGCCCATTTGTGAGGCCAACTGGGGcaattgcttcaggcagcagactgacaATGGGGCGCCCATGTCTGCTCAAAGCTACTCCTCTCTGACTTGGAAAAAAAGGGGATGCAGCAGGCCCAGAGACTGACACGTTACTGGGTGACTGGTCTTAGGACAGCCCTTTACATATTCATCATTTATTGCAGGAAGACATGATCTTATAGTGTTTTTTGTGAACAGCAACCATTAATGAGCTGGAAGGCCTGAGTTTGTGGGTCAATCACCAAAAGTGTTGAAAGTATGCTTCCTCTAGCCCCATCCCACTGCCTTTGTTTGTGCTATCAAAGCTGCACCTAAGAACATGGGCCTGGCAGGAAGGGAAAGGGTTACAGGGACTGGGAAGCTGGGATCCTCTGTTGGCTGCCAAGGAGTTCATGTTACAGGTACAAGGCAAGCAGGATGGAAATAGCACACAAACACATATACATCCCCCCCAATAGGATGATATTCAATCCCAGCCTGATTCTATTCCACCCAGCTGACAAAGCACTCAAGGTTAGGGCCACAGAATGTTCCTCCTCCAGTCAGAGGCAGTGGAGGGGAAAAGACCCCCAGCCGAATCCTGAGGGTCATCCATTCAGAATGTAGCAGCTCTTTATTTTTTCCAAACTTGatgcaaaaaaggggggagatCAAGGGCAAACTAGCTTCCTTTTGCTGCACAGGATACCCCACTATgttgctttcttccccctccataATGAACCACAATTACAGTGCTGCCATCTCAGCGAGGCCATCTCAGGCTCATTCACCTGCTTCAGACCTGGAAAGATGATAGAGGCTGTTGCTAGCAGGTCATGtcctctccttctcccctcccacatTTCCACAGTACAAAAATATGGGCCAAGTTACACATCACATTAAGACTTTCATTGGTCATCCTGTGCCCTGGATTTGTGTATCCGCatatcagtgggggaggggggtcaggaacACATCCCCAGAGGTTAAAAAG
The sequence above is a segment of the Tiliqua scincoides isolate rTilSci1 chromosome 11, rTilSci1.hap2, whole genome shotgun sequence genome. Coding sequences within it:
- the ANKRD23 gene encoding ankyrin repeat domain-containing protein 23, with protein sequence MEIFSIQQLVSDERHEGKVQGFGMLARGTAREPESWRSSPAGLWEAVSKEKQKAEDEKKKKLETLNNSKLKLESLQDLEAIIKLRKNKKRLKKVVRPKKQEPEAIVSGPAQFLQAVLDNRVRVVDKYLADGGNPNAHDQFRCTALHRACLLGHAEIVDKLLEAGAKLEPQDMLDATPMLWACRGGHLEILKRLISRGAKISTRDKLWSTPLHVAVRTGHSDCAEHLIACGANINAQDKEGDTPIHDAVRLGRFKAVKTLLMYGANLGIQNEAAVTPVDLVKDWQTGIRETLQACADRQQAPTRN